A single genomic interval of Musa acuminata AAA Group cultivar baxijiao chromosome BXJ3-4, Cavendish_Baxijiao_AAA, whole genome shotgun sequence harbors:
- the LOC135582087 gene encoding U-box domain-containing protein 52-like, translated as MSQREQQPADGPASSPLVTVAIDRDKNSQGAFRWALDNVVTRGQTLTLVHVNTKPSTGSEDAANIIKELFVPFRCFCTRKNVQCNDVILEDTDVAKAIAEFVLRSAVGKLVIGASPKGGFVRSFRSTDTSSSISKGVPDFCTVFIISKGKVSSMRNAARPPPTGALIRAQIQSQPTARPDPLDYNNRNNVMRVPNEAAFAARTLYKDNESIKSPFTRGTRATKSYGEMMMDSDISFVSNGRPSFDRGYPPRLSNMSDALDRSFESPRKSVGGYSSSNGLSSLSYESSSSPAMDEVEAEIRRLRLELKQTMDMYSTACKEALTAKQKAMELQRWKTEEGKRLEEARLSEEAALALAEREKAKRMAAIETAEASKRIAELEAQKRINAELQAVKEAEEKIKAFDAMSHTNLRYRRYTIEEIEVATENFAENRKIGEGGYGPVYRGTLDHTPVAIKVLRPDAAQGRSQFQQEVEILCCIRHPNMVLLLGACPEYGCLVYEYMANGSLEDRLFRRGNTPPIPWQHRFRIAAEIGTGLLFLHQTKPEPLVHRDLKPANILLDRNYVSKISDVGLARLVPPSVADNVTQYRMTATAGTFCYIDPEYQQTGMLGIKSDVYSMGILLLQLVTGKPPMGLTHYVERAIEKGTFEEMLDGSVPDWPVEDALSLAKLAVKCAELRRKDRPDLATGILPELNRLRNLAEENMQYSVLLGYSPLTSPMQSQVSTQDFMSAPSALQSGYESSRSRYSGSSVPGRT; from the exons ATGTCGCAGAGGGAGCAGCAGCCGGCGGATGGACCGGCGTCGTCGCCGCTGGTCACGGTCGCCATCGACAGGGACAAGAACAGCCAGGGCGCGTTCAGGTGGGCTCTGGACAACGTCGTTACCAGAGGCCAAACCCTCACCCTCGTCCATGTCAACACCAAGCCCTCAA CGGGGTCCGAAGACGCCGCCAACATCATCAAGGAATTGTTTGTTCCCTTCCGATGTTTCTGCACACGCAAGAAT GTGCAGTGCAACGATGTCATACTCGAAGACACCGACGTTGCCAAGGCTATCGCAGAGTTTGTGTTGAGATCTGCAGTCGGGAAGCTTGTGATTGGCGCATCACCGAAAGGAGGATTCGTCAG ATCGTTCAGAAGCACAGACACCAGCAGCAGTATCTCCAAGGGCGTGCCTGATTTCTGCACTGTCTTCATCATCTCCAAGGGGAAGGTCTCTTCCATGAGGAACGCTGCCCGGCCACCGCCGACCGGTGCTCTTATCCGGGCCCAGATCCAAAGCCAACCAACTGCTCGACCCGATCCACTGGACTACAACAACAGGAATAATGTCATGAGAG TGCCAAATGAGGCTGCATTTGCTGCACGGACTCTGTACAAAGACAACGAATCGATCAA GTCGCCCTTTACCAGGGGAACGCGTGCCACGAAATCGTATGGGGAGATGATGATGGACAGCGATATCTCATTTGTGAGCAATGGCAGGCCAAGCTTCGACCGCGGCTACCCACCGAGACTGTCGAACATGTCCGACGCCTTGGATCGCAGTTTCGAGTCACCTCGCAAGTCGGTGGGTGGGTACTCGTCCTCGAACGGCCTCTCTTCCCTGTCCTATGAGAGCTCATCATCTCCCGCTATG GACGAAGTGGAAGCAGAGATCAGGAGGCTAAGGTTAGAGCTGAAGCAGACCATGGACATGTACAGCACAGCCTGCAAAGAAGCACTTACGGCAAAACAAAAG GCAATGGAGCTGCAGCGCTGGAAGACGGAGGAAGGGAAGAGACTGGAGGAAGCTCGGCTGTCGGAAGAAGCCGCTCTGGCCTTGGCGGAGAGGGAGAAAGCGAAGCGAATGGCCGCCATCGAGACGGCTGAAGCGTCGAAAAGGATTGCAGAGTTGGAAGCGCAGAAGCGGATCAATGCGGAGTTGCAGGCAGTGAAAGAGGCCGAGGAGAAGATAAAGGCTTTCGATGCGATGTCGCACACAAATCTCAGGTACCGGAGGTACACCATCGAGGAGATCGAAGTAGCCACCGAGAACTTCGCGGAGAACAGGAAGATTGGAGAGGGTGGGTATGGTCCTGTCTACAGAGGCACTCTGGATCACACGCCTGTCGCCATTAAGGTACTGCGTCCCGATGCCGCTCAAGGAAGGTCACAGTTTCAGCAAGAG GTCGAGATACTGTGCTGCATTCGGCATCCAAACATGGTGCTGTTGTTGGGTGCTTGCCCGGAGTATGGCTGCCTCGTGTACGAGTACATGGCAAACGGGAGCTTGGAAGACCGTTTGTTCAGGCGGGGGAACACGCCGCCGATTCCCTGGCAGCACAGGTTTCGGATCGCCGCAGAGATCGGCACCGGCCTCCTCTTTCTGCACCAGACGAAGCCGGAGCCGCTCGTCCACCGGGACCTCAAGCCCGCGAACATCCTCCTCGACAGGAACTACGTGAGCAAGATCAGCGACGTCGGCCTCGCCCGCCTGGTGCCGCCGTCGGTGGCGGACAACGTCACCCAGTACCGCATGACGGCCACTGCCGGCACGTTCTGCTACATCGACCCGGAGTACCAGCAGACGGGCATGCTCGGCATCAAGTCCGACGTCTACTCTATGGGGATCCTGCTGCTGCAGCTGGTGACCGGGAAGCCGCCCATGGGGCTGACGCACTACGTGGAGCGTGCGATCGAGAAGGGGACGTTCGAGGAGATGTTAGATGGCTCGGTGCCGGACTGGCCCGTCGAGGATGCTCTAAGCTTGGCGAAGCTAGCGGTCAAGTGCGCGGAGCTCAGGCGGAAGGATCGCCCGGATCTTGCGACGGGCATATTGCCGGAGCTCAACAGGCTGAGAAATCTCGCGGAGGAGAACATGCAGTACTCTGTGCTGCTGGGGTACAGCCCTCTCACCTCACCCATGCAAAGCCAAGTCTCCACACAA GACTTCATGAGTGCACCTTCAGCTCTGCAATCCGGATATGAAAGCTCAAGAAGTCGGTATAGTGGATCATCTGTGCCTGGAAGAACATGA